One region of Culex pipiens pallens isolate TS chromosome 2, TS_CPP_V2, whole genome shotgun sequence genomic DNA includes:
- the LOC120423493 gene encoding uncharacterized protein LOC120423493 — protein MLPRRIVGISVILAVCGCAFADHGPAGRRVSDGGGYANAFLGVYYEDSGEEGHHYHQRGHKKPHRAEQRQAVFPQQPAFGAVQPFNIFGQVAAGAAQVAAGTAAVLNSVNKQINTAFNAQRPFGVGGVQPGYGFGIGINTGNPSGFGQNPYGYPGGYQPLGVGGYQPQGPGGYQPQGPGGYPVGYQQGQRPDNHGHDHHHHHHENHGHEHGYGNGGYQPAPPNRYPGGQPGQYPGGQPNRPNEPQRPINPNRPNDPQRPVNPNTQKPTNPGPGPVTPAPNQPIPTAVPIVPPPPPAVPEEPLVIPPPSGPVVTPQPPSSVSTTEAEEDPDSVTYDIDIRGEFNDTQTRRRRQLFPNLFNSIGNIVQTGVNLANPANYFQQQPQQNPQNNAPFFGGFGFGGNRPGFGFQPQQQPVPTTPRPATTIGQQRPRPQPPQPIPQTTQAAPQPTLVTQPPAPPAPPAPPAPPAPPAPPVPPVDSVPQFPELNLQQLGNGDFTWTNENIGRDTVQNSRRRRRRDTDAIYFPDDDEDRFTVTRRPQVVYHPTNRVSQGNAQGTAQNVHNGFEQSSGANSQSQTVQNQHGTFNQNAAGSTSGNIATDGSSGQLSAANTMQQSFQTADSSGSKNSAQSQSANFDKNGNLALTNSNANTNSIREKDRFKEQSNAGSSATNQNQFGQSNSNAQTNSETFFENGIHGNKNTASSQSQQINKDGSVSGSNSNTMSGTFTGPNGLQGSSSSSQSSSFNRGQGGNGGASSSATSSSGAGNGGASFSFSGSFAGIPPGFGFPQIFINPVQNVGKLG, from the exons ATGCTGCCCAGGAGGATCGTTGGGATCTCGGTGATCCTCGCTGTTTGTGGCTGCG CTTTCGCTGATCATGGACCAGCCGGGCGCAGAGTTTCTGATGGAGGAGGCTATGCTAACGCCTTCCTAGGAGTATACTACGAAGACTCTGGTGAAGAAGGTCATCACTATCACCAGCGGGGACACAAGAAGCCCCACCGGGCAGAACAACGGCAGGCGGTGTTTCCCCAACAACCTGCTTTTGGAGCGGTTCAACCGTTTAATATCTTTGGCCAGGTGGCAGCAGGAGCCGCCCAAGTAGCTGCCGGAACGGCGGCCGTTCTGAACAGTGTTAATAAGCAGATCAACACGGCGTTTAATGCGCAGCGACCGTTTGGTGTAGGTGGAGTTCAACCGGGTTATGGGTTTGGAATCGGGATCAACACTGGAAATCCAAGCGGTTTTGGACAGAATCCTTACGGATATCCTGGTGGTTACCAACCACTAGGTGTCGGAGGATACCAACCACAGGGACCCGGAGGATACCAACCACAAGGTCCTGGGGGATACCCTGTTGGTTACCAACAGGGTCAACGCCCTGACAATCATGGCCacgatcatcatcatcatcatcatgagAATCACGGCCATGAACACGGATACGGCAACGGAGGTTATCAACCAGCACCACCGAATAGGTATCCTGGAGGTCAACCTGGTCAGTACCCAGGTGGACAACCCAACAGACCCAACGAGCCCCAACGCCCAATCAACCCAAATCGTCCAAACGATCCACAACGTCCTGTTAATCCCAACACTCAAAAACCAACTAATCCAGGTCCGGGGCCAGTTACCCCCGCGCCAAACCAACCAATCCCAACAGCTGTCCCAATCGTTCCACCTCCTCCACCGGCTGTCCCGGAAGAGCCTCTGGTGATCCCGCCACCATCGGGACCCGTCGTAACGCCGCAACCTCCCTCATCCGTTTCAACAACCGAGGCCGAGGAAGACCCAGATAGCGTGACCTACGACATCGACATCCGAGGAGAGTTCAACGACACCCAAACTCGCCGGCGGAGACAGCTGTTCCCAAACCTGTTCAACTCTATCGGAAACATCGTTCAAACTGGTGTCAATCTGGCTAATCCTGCCAACTATTTCCAGCAGCAACCACAGCAGAACCCTCAAAACAACGCTCCTTTCTTCGgaggatttggatttggaggtAACCGACCTGGTTTCGGGTTCCAACCACAACAACAACCCGTTCCGACAACCCCTCGACCTGCCACTACAATTGGACAACAACGGCCTAGGCCTCAACCGCCTCAACCAATCCCTCAAACAACCCAAGCAGCTCCACAACCAACTCTGGTAACTCAACCACCAGCGCCCCCAGCACCGCCAGCTCCACCAGCGCCCCCAGCACCACCAGCTCCTCCTGTACCACCGGTAGACTCCGTGCCGCAGTTCCCCGAGCTTAACCTGCAACAGTTGGGCAACGGTGACTTCACGTGGACCAACGAAAACATCGGCCGTGACACCGTCCAAAACtcacgacgtcgtcgtcgtcgcgataCCGACGCCATCTACTTCCCGGATGACGACGAAGATCGATTCACCGTCACGCGCCGTCCCCAGGTCGTGTACCATCCCACGAATCGTGTCTCCCAAGGAAACGCCCAGGGAACCGCCCAAAACGTGCACAACGGCTTCGAGCAAAGCTCGGGCGCCAATTCCCAGTCCCAGACGGTTCAGAACCAGCACGGAACGTTTAACCAGAACGCCGCTGGCAGTACCTCCGGAAACATCGCCACCGACGGATCGTCCGGACAGCTGAGTGCGGCCAACACCATGCAGCAGAGCTTCCAGACGGCGGACTCTTCCGGAAGCAAAAACTCCGCCCAAAGCCAGTCGGCGAACTTTGACAAAAACGGCAACCTGGCCCTGACCAACTCCAACGCCAACACCAACTCGATCCGGGAGAAGGACCGCTTCAAGGAGCAGTCCAACGCCGGCTCGTCCGCCACCAACCAGAATCAGTTTGGGCAGTCCAACAGCAACGCCCAAACCAACTCGGAGACCTTCTTCGAGAACGGAATCCACGGCAACAAGAACACTGCCTCGAGCCAGTCGCAGCAAATCAACAAGGACGGCTCGGTGTCGGGTTCGAACTCGAACACGATGAGCGGGACCTTCACCGGGCCAAACGGTCTCCAGGGATCGTCCTCGTCCAGTCAGTCGTCGAGCTTCAATCGAGGTCAAGGTGGCAATGGTGGAGCGTCCTCGTCGGCGACATCTTCAAGTGGGGCCGGAAATGGGGGAGCGTCTTTCTCGTTTAGTGGGTCTTTCGCGGGGATTCCACCGGGTTTTGGGTTTCCCCAGATTTTTATAAATCCGGTCCAAAACGTGGGGAAGTTAGGGTAA